A stretch of DNA from Campylobacter concisus:
AGCCCTTTCGTGCTCTCAAAAAAGAGCTCCCTCATCTCGTAAGCCTTTTCTAGCGAGCTAAGAGCCGAGCTAAGAACTAAAATTTTCCTTGAAACGGCGTTTGTTAGGGCATTTTGCTTGTTTGTCACCTCGCTAAATTTTAGCTCGATCCTAGCTTTTAGAGCGTTTGACGAAAATTTAGAGAGGAGCAAATTTAATAAATTTTGCTTCTTTGTGATCTTTAAATTTAAAGCGCTATCAAGATCGTCGCTGAGCCTATCAAGATACTGCAAAAACGCCTCTTCATCAGGCAGTAGATCAAGCATAGCTGCACTTGGCGTGAGCGACCTGCGATCAGCCACAAAGTCGCTTATAACGTAGTCGATCTCATGTCCGATAGCACTTATGACAGGCGTTTTGGTAGCGTAAATTTCACGTGCCAAACCCTCGTCATTAAAGCACCAAAGATCCTCTTTGCTACCGCCTCCGCGCGCCAATACGATCACATCAACACCGTATTTATCGGCCCTACGCAAAGCTTTTATGAGTGAGCTTGGAGCATTTTCGCCCTGAGTTAATGCGTCAAATATATAAATTTCACTTAGCCTCCAGCGGCTCGTAACGACTTTTAGCATATCCTGAAGTGCAGCTGAAGTAGCGCTTGTGACAAGGGCTATTTTTTTAGGTAAATTTGGTATCTCTTTTTTTGCGCCGATGTCAAAAAGCCCCTCATTTTCGAGCTTTTCTTTAAGCTGTCTAAACGCGAGCTCAAGCTCGCCCTCACCATCAGGCAGCATGGCACTTGCCACTAGCTGATACGACCCACTTGGCGAATAGATGGTCACTTTGCCATAAATTTTGACCTTCAAGCCCTCTTTTGGCAGGAATTTGACCTTTTGGTTATTCATACGATACATCACAGCTGAGATGCTTGACTTTTCGTCCTTTAGCGTGAAGTACCAGTGCCCAGAGGCGTGCTTAGTAAGGCGCGAAATTTCTCCACTTACCTCGACATAGTCAAGTGTGGCTTCAAGTAGTGCCTTTGCTTTTTCGTTTAGCTCAGAAACACTAAGCATTGATTTCTCTTACCTTTTTAGCAATAAATAGTGTCGAGATATCCATGCTAAAGCCCTTGCAAAGATCTATCTCAAAGCCAGCTTCGGCTAGCTCGTCGCAAAAGCTCTTTGCGTCCAAGAAATTTTCGATCGAGCTTGGCAGATATTCGTATGCCTCTTTGTTTTTGGAGATAAAGCCGCCGATACTTGGCAAAATTTTACTTAGATAAAAATCTCTTAGCGAGGTCATAAGCCCCTTTTTCTGGCGTTTTGTAAATTCAAGTACGACTACGTAGCCATTTAGAGCAAGCACTCTGTTAAACTCTCTAAGCGCAGCCTTTCGCTCGACCACGTTTCTGATGCCATAGCTTATGCTTAGAATTTGAGCCTCTCCACTTGCAAGCGTCGTGTTGTCAGCGTAGGCCTCTATAAATTTAAAATTTGGAAATTTTGCCTTCGCCTCTTTTAGCATACCGCTTGATGGATCGATACCAGTAAGGCTTTTCACCTCAACGCCAAATTCCTTTGAGATTTCACTCCAAAGCCCCATCATATCGCCAGTGCCACAAGCCACATCCACGATATTTATGCTTTTATTTTTAAAAATTTCTAGCATATATCTGCAGGCAAATTTCCTCCAGCTCACGTCCACGCCAAGGCTTAGTACCCTGTTTGCGACGTCGTAAGTCGGAGCGATCTGGTTAAACATATCAACTATTTTTTCTTGTTTTTGCATAAATTTGCCCTTTTATATGTAGTAAATTTTTAAATTTCTTGAAATTTTGCGAGTTGCTTTTATAAATTTAAGACGCTTTTTTAGTATCTCTTCTCTACTTTTATAAATTTGTTTGTAAATTTTACTCTCGAGCCTCTCTTTATCTGGCATTTCTGGAAGTCTTTTAAGGATACCGAGCCAGACGTCATAGTCTTGAAGATTACCAAAAATTTCTTGCATCTGCTTTAGCTTATCTTCATACTTTTTAAGCCCTTCAAAATAGAAAATTTCACATAAAAACTCATATGTGTATCTTATCTTTTTAAGCTCGATCCTAAGCTTGTGAAATGTCTCGTTTGGGCAGTCTTGATTAAGGCCTTTTAGCCTTTTTTGAGCTAAAACTAAAAGCATTCTAAGCTTAAACGAACCAAGGCGCGAAAGGCTTACATCAAAGAGTTTTGACTTATAAAATTCACCCTCGTTTAAAAATATCTCCCACTCTTTTAAAAATGCGTAGTTTTCTTCATCGCCAAGGTAGCTTTTTACATTTTCATACTCTAAATCTAGAGCCTTTCGCACAAAATAGATAGGCTCATTTGCGTGCTTTTGCTCGTTTAAAAAGTTCAAAAATACATCCAAATCTCGCTTTTTGTTTGTCGAGTTTGCAAGCATTTTAAAATTCTCACCAAAAAAAAGTGTCACTTTCTCATCAAAAACGCCACTAAAAATTTTAAGTAACGATCTAACTTTTCTTAAATTTACGCGAAGCTCATGCAAAACTTCTTCATCTTTGTCTACCAAATACTGGCTTTTTAGCCTTTTTATTACTTTAAAAATACTAACAAAAAGGACTCTTAACGCCTCTCCACTTTTTAGATTTGCAGCAAAATTTGGCAGAATTTCTTTTTCTTTTATGATCTTATAGGCTCTTTTGTAGTCGATTTGTTCATTTTCATTAGCATGGATGGCGAGAAATTTGTTTTTATATCTTTTATCGCAAGTTACGTCACTTAGGCAAAAATTTTCTAAAAACGGTGGCAGCTTGAAAAAGACGGCCTCATTTTCATCGCTAAATTCGATCTCAAATGTACAAAGCCCGTTTAGTTCATTTTTAAAAATATCGATATTGCAAGGATTGTTATTTAGTTTAAAAATATATCTATCTTTTAAGATGACGGTACCGATGCGGTTTTTAAGAGCCTTTTTAAACTCCGCTTTTTCACAAAATTCTTCATTTTCTTCTCTGATTAGATCTTTGCCAATCTTTACAGTTTTTATAAATTTATCCTCTTCACTTCGGAAGCGGGTCTCTTCATTTTGCGTTATCTTGGTATAAAATTGAGAAATTTCAAGATGCTTAAAGACTACTCCAGCTTCTTTTAAAAAATCTAGAATTTGAGAATTTTTGAGTAAAAATTTACGCTCTATCTCCAAACTCACATTTTTCTCCAAAATTTTTTGTTCATTTTAGCAAGTTAGTGCTTAAAACAATGAGAAAAATGCTAAATTTAGGCTTATTTTAAAAGTATTTTTACAAGAAAAAGATGGAATTTATGCTGCTAAATAGCAACATAAATTTTATTTACAGTGTTTACAGCTTTTTACGCTAGCTACGATATTTAGACGCTCTATTATATTTCCGATCTTCTTTTCTAGCGCCTCTTGATATTTGCCAAGCTCAGCATCATCGTAACTCACGTCCTCGACGCTTCCACAGCTTTCACAGACAACATGGATATGTGGATATTCGTATATGTCGTATCTAGCTTTTTGATTGACGATATTTACTTCAACTACGAGACCTTCGTCTTTTAAAGTATTTAAATTTTTATAAACCGTTGCTAGAGAAACCGATGGGCTCTCTTTTAAAATTTCATCATAAAGCTCATCAATCGTTGGATGCGTGTGGCGATCAAGAATTCTTAAAACGCTAAGGCGCTGTGGCGTGACTTTTAGCCCAGATTGCTTTAATAATGATACGTATTGCATAATGCTTTTCCTTGTTTTTATTTTGGCTTATGCTAGCAAAAATAATATTAAACGTTACTTTATTAAATGATATTAATTATTCTCTAGTAAATTTTTGGTAATCTGCTCGGCACTTATACCAAGGTACTTTTCAACCTCGGCGGTTGAACCATGCGGGATAAATTTATCTTCATACTCAAAGCTAATGACGCTTATATTTGATATGCCATTTTCTTGTAAAAATGCACTTACTATCTCACCAATACCGCCTTTTTTGGCACTATCGCTAAAGATGTACCACTTTTTAGTACGTTTTGCAAGATCCAGTAAAAGCTCACTATCAAGCGGCTTTGCAAAGACAAGATCAACCAATATCACATCAAGCTTGTCAGCTAGTAAATTTCTAACCAAATTTGCCCTACCAACGCCGTTGCCATAGCCTAAAAATACAATATCACTATTTGCATCAGCTAAAATTTCACCCTTGCCAAACTCAAGTGACTTAGCTTCAAACTCATCTCTTAAGATAAATGCCCCACGCGGATATCTAAATGCGCTAACACCCTTGTAAGAGTAGGCAAATTCCATAACATTTTTCATACTCTCTTCACACCTTGGGGCAAAAAGAACCATATTTGGCACAGCATTTAAAAAGCTAATATCAAACGCACCTTGATGCGTTTCGCCGTCCTCACCTACGATACCAGCCCTATCCATCGCAAAAGTGATGTTTAAATTTAAAATAGAAGCATCGTGAATGACCTGATCGTAGGCTCTTTGCATAAATGTCGAGTATATCGCAACAAATGGCTTAAAGCCCTCTTTTGCCATGGCTGACATAGACGTGACTGCGTGTTGCTCGGCTATCGCCACGTCCCAAAAACGATCTGGAAATTCTTGTATCAAAGCGTCCATGCCAGTGCCTGTTGGCATCGCGGCCGTTACGCCAACGATGTCGCTATACTCTCTTGCCATCTTTAAAAGCTGCTCGCTAAAGATCGCCGTGGCTGACTTGTTTGACTGTCTTTTGATAAATTCGCCACTTTTTAGATCAAATGGTCCAACTCCGTGCCAATTTTCGTAGCACCCCTCAGCAAATTCATACCCTTTGCCCTTTAGTGTCTGCACGTGCACAATGACTGGCTTTTTCATATTTTTAGCAGTTTCAAATGTACTAAGAAGCGCGCCTAAGTCGTGTCCATCAACTGGCCCAATGTACTCAAGCCCAAGCTCTTCAAAAAACATGCCAGGAGTGATGAGCCTGATGCCCTCTTCGATACGCCTAGCCATATATGCAGCTGAATCTGGCATATAGCTTAGAAATTTCTCAACCCTGCCCTTAAATTTTTGATAAAACTGTCCTGCCATCATCTGGCTTAGGTACTTGCTAAGCGCGCCTATAGGCTTACTAATACTCATCTCGTTGTCGTTTAGGATGATAACGCAAGGGTATTTTCTATCGCCCAGCTCATTTAGCGCCTCGTACGCCATTCCGCCACTTAGTGAGCCATCCCCTATGACAGTCACTGGGATACGATCTTCATTTTTAAGTTTTATCGCCTTTGCAGCACCAACTGCTAGAGATATAGATGTTGAGCTATGTCCTGCCACAAAGTAGTCAAATTTACTCTCACTTGGCTTTGTGTAGCCGCTAATGCCATTAAATTTCCTAAGAGTATCAAAACTCTCCCAGCGCCCAGTTAGCAGCTTATGCGCATAGCTTTGATGGCTTACGTCAAAGATAAATGGATCTTTTGTCACATCAAAAATTTTATGCATCGCAACGATGATCTCAACAGCACCGATATTTGAGCTAAGATGACCGCCATTTTTGCTAACAGTAGCTAAAATTTTATCCCTGATGTCATGACAAAGTGCGTTTAGTTCATCAACATCTAAACTTTTAACGTCTTTATTCATTATTTACCAGCATTTTTAGTTTTTCTAGCCTTGTTTGCATAGTCGCATCGATATTGCCGCCATCACTTATAATAACCACACCACCTTTACTTATAGCATCATCAGCGCTTATTTTGACGTGTTCATTCTTGCTAAATTGCTCTTTTATATATTCGCTATCTTCTGGGTTTACGCGAATTTCTATATTTTTAACATTACTTAGCTCTTTTATAAGAGAGCTTGCTAGATGATGAGCGATCTGATTTGAAGAGGTTGAAATTTCTTTATCGATTACTTCTTTTGCGATTTTTATAGCAGTTTGTCCAAGCTCTTCTTCGATCTTCTTTAAAAACTCATCGAATTTAACGTACTGCTCATCTAGCTTTGCAGCTGAAGCACTAAATCTAGCCTCAAGCTCATTTATCCTTGCTTCATTTGCCGCATTTGCCTGGGCGATACCCTCATTTTTGCCATCCTCTTTTGCACGAGAAATTTCAGCCTCAAGGCGCTTAGCAAATTCGCTCTCTTGGTTTTCTATTTGCATTTGAAGTTTGATGATATTGCTACTTAGCTCATCTGTTTTTTTAAGCAATTCTTCGACAAAGCTTGACTCGCCTGCTTGCTGTATTTGTGGACTTTGAGCCTGAGAAGCAAAGTGATTTTGTGAGTTTGTCTGCGTTTGGTGGCTAGCTTGAGGAACAAAATTTTCACCCTTTTGCCCAAAATTTTGCTCGCTTAGCTCTTCACTAAGATTATTTTCCTCTATCAATACAGGAGCACTATCTGTGGCTCGCTCTCCAACTCCAAGCACCTTAAATCTGTAATTTTCTATAAAGTGAGCTGGAGAAGTTTCACTGGTTATTACGCTGCTTTTCATTCTATCATCTCATCTGCTTCGCCGACTTGGAATACACCTTGATCAGCTAGAGTTTGCACTGTCTCTACTATGCGCCTTTGGGCCTCTTCAACATCTTTTACACGCACGGCACCAAGGTATTGCATCTCCTCTTTAAAGGCTTCTGCTGCACGCTGAGACATATTTGATAAAAATTTATCCTTGATGCCATCGCTTGAGCCCTTAAACGCGACCATGAGGTCTTTTTTATCGACATTTTTAAGAATTTCTCTAATCGCAGTTGCGTTAAGGTTGATAATATCTTCAAAGGTAAACATAAGCTCTTTAATCGTTGTCGCAAGCTTATCATCACTTTGCTCTATGCGTTCGATCGTGCTTTTACTAGCTTTTTGCCCAAGTCTATTAAGCACTTCTGCCACAGCTCTTGGACCGCCAACTTCGACTTTATAAGAAGTAAGACTTTCAAGCTTGCCTTCAAGTACAGTTGAAACACGCTTAATCACCGATGGGCTAATATCACCAAGATTTGCCATTCTAATGACAACTTCGCTTCTTAGCTCATCTGAGAAAAAGCTAAGCGTTTCAGCAGCGCTCGTTGAGTCCATGTGAGCTAGTATTAGCGCAATAGTTTGAGGATGCTCTTTTATGATAAAGTCTGCGAGTTGCTGTGGTTTTATCTTATCAAGATAGCCAAAGCTTTTTGAGTTTTCCATGCTTTTTGCAAGCTTGTCTAAAATTTTCTGAGCAGCCTCTGGACCAAATGTGCGGTATAAAATTTCTTTTGCATACTCTAAACCACCACTTCTCATATATTGATTTGACTGCATTAGCGCGTAAAATTCTTCTAGCACAGCACTTGCGACTTGTTTGTCTATGTTTTTTGCGGTTGCGATATAGCCTGAAATTTCAGTGATGACATCAACATCCATGTGAGAAAATATAAGAGCAGTTGCCTCTTCGCCAAGCTGAATCAGCAAAATAGCAATCTTTTCAGGCATCGATAGATCATCATAAATCATTTTTTGCTTGTCATTTAGCTTTATTGACATCAAATTTCCTTACGCATATTAAAGTCGCTGTCATTTTTTACCATATCTTGAAGTAGCATTGCTATCTCTTCATTTCTCTCTGTGATGACCGCTCTCATTTTCTCAAGTAAAACATCGTATTTTAATTCATCTTCATTAAACTCGCCACTAAGTCCTAGTTGCTCTTCGACCTTTTTGCGAGCAGCTTTGAATTTCTCAAGTGTATCTTCGGCATCTACCTCAATATCTTCAAGGCCATCTTGAACTTGCTCCTCTTCTTCTTTTGTCTCTTCAAGCATCTTTTGCATAAATGGCACAATGACTTTTTTGTAGAAGATGTAGAGCAACAATGCTGCAAAAATATATTTTAACAGCGGCATAAATGGCACTACATAGTTATTCACAAAGCCATCCATCTTCTCACTAGTGCTTATATCTTTGCCAGTTTTAAACTCAAAGTTATCCAAGCTTACTTCATCGCCCCTATTTTGGTTATAGCCGATTGATTGTTTGATTAAATTTGTGATTGACTCTCTTTGCTCTTTAGAAAGTGGCGTAAATTCCACCTCGCCAGTTGGCTTGCCATCACTATCTTTTTTACTCTGATAAAGTCCGTCTATAACGACAGCCGCACTCACTCTATTTATGCTAGCAAACTGTCCTTTGACGTTTGTCACTTTCTTTGAAATTTCATAGTTTGTCTGCTGCGAGCTTTTGTTGTACTGCTCTTTTAAAGTGCTATCATCTAGCCCTTGAACAGGGCCAATGTTGCTAACCGCGCCTGGGACGCCGCCTACTTCATTTGGAGCTGAGCCTTGGCGCTTTTCCTCGATATTGCTTTCGCTTCTTACGACGTTATTTGGGTCATAAACTTCGCTTTTTGTATCTTTTTTGTCAAAGTCAAAGTCGATATTTACCTTTGCTACGACCTTATCTGCCCCGCCCACGATAGGAGCTAGCACATTTACGATCTTTTGCTCGTAATTATTTTCAAACTCACGTTTATAGCGTATCTGCTGAGCTATAGCATCACTATCAAACTCACCGTCTTCATCGCCAAGTGCGACGCCATCTTGATTGACGATCTTTACATTTTCTGTGCTTAAATTTGTAACAGAGGCAGCGACTAGGTT
This window harbors:
- the fliH gene encoding flagellar assembly protein FliH, whose translation is MKSSVITSETSPAHFIENYRFKVLGVGERATDSAPVLIEENNLSEELSEQNFGQKGENFVPQASHQTQTNSQNHFASQAQSPQIQQAGESSFVEELLKKTDELSSNIIKLQMQIENQESEFAKRLEAEISRAKEDGKNEGIAQANAANEARINELEARFSASAAKLDEQYVKFDEFLKKIEEELGQTAIKIAKEVIDKEISTSSNQIAHHLASSLIKELSNVKNIEIRVNPEDSEYIKEQFSKNEHVKISADDAISKGGVVIISDGGNIDATMQTRLEKLKMLVNNE
- the fliF gene encoding flagellar basal-body MS-ring/collar protein FliF, giving the protein MDFKALLHQISQIYQKLSLKQKIVAASSIVLVVAFLVFLTLYKSKNENFAGYSVLFENISPNDSALILDQLNKDGIKYKLANEGTILVPTSDVYKERIAVATLGIPKESKIGFEIFDKQEFGATDAEQRVKFQRALEGELARTIESLSSIQKATVRIAIPKESVFTERQALPTASIVVELKPGVSLNAKQIFGIKNLVAASVTNLSTENVKIVNQDGVALGDEDGEFDSDAIAQQIRYKREFENNYEQKIVNVLAPIVGGADKVVAKVNIDFDFDKKDTKSEVYDPNNVVRSESNIEEKRQGSAPNEVGGVPGAVSNIGPVQGLDDSTLKEQYNKSSQQTNYEISKKVTNVKGQFASINRVSAAVVIDGLYQSKKDSDGKPTGEVEFTPLSKEQRESITNLIKQSIGYNQNRGDEVSLDNFEFKTGKDISTSEKMDGFVNNYVVPFMPLLKYIFAALLLYIFYKKVIVPFMQKMLEETKEEEEQVQDGLEDIEVDAEDTLEKFKAARKKVEEQLGLSGEFNEDELKYDVLLEKMRAVITERNEEIAMLLQDMVKNDSDFNMRKEI
- a CDS encoding CHAD domain-containing protein; its protein translation is MSLEIERKFLLKNSQILDFLKEAGVVFKHLEISQFYTKITQNEETRFRSEEDKFIKTVKIGKDLIREENEEFCEKAEFKKALKNRIGTVILKDRYIFKLNNNPCNIDIFKNELNGLCTFEIEFSDENEAVFFKLPPFLENFCLSDVTCDKRYKNKFLAIHANENEQIDYKRAYKIIKEKEILPNFAANLKSGEALRVLFVSIFKVIKRLKSQYLVDKDEEVLHELRVNLRKVRSLLKIFSGVFDEKVTLFFGENFKMLANSTNKKRDLDVFLNFLNEQKHANEPIYFVRKALDLEYENVKSYLGDEENYAFLKEWEIFLNEGEFYKSKLFDVSLSRLGSFKLRMLLVLAQKRLKGLNQDCPNETFHKLRIELKKIRYTYEFLCEIFYFEGLKKYEDKLKQMQEIFGNLQDYDVWLGILKRLPEMPDKERLESKIYKQIYKSREEILKKRLKFIKATRKISRNLKIYYI
- the dxs gene encoding 1-deoxy-D-xylulose-5-phosphate synthase, with the translated sequence MNKDVKSLDVDELNALCHDIRDKILATVSKNGGHLSSNIGAVEIIVAMHKIFDVTKDPFIFDVSHQSYAHKLLTGRWESFDTLRKFNGISGYTKPSESKFDYFVAGHSSTSISLAVGAAKAIKLKNEDRIPVTVIGDGSLSGGMAYEALNELGDRKYPCVIILNDNEMSISKPIGALSKYLSQMMAGQFYQKFKGRVEKFLSYMPDSAAYMARRIEEGIRLITPGMFFEELGLEYIGPVDGHDLGALLSTFETAKNMKKPVIVHVQTLKGKGYEFAEGCYENWHGVGPFDLKSGEFIKRQSNKSATAIFSEQLLKMAREYSDIVGVTAAMPTGTGMDALIQEFPDRFWDVAIAEQHAVTSMSAMAKEGFKPFVAIYSTFMQRAYDQVIHDASILNLNITFAMDRAGIVGEDGETHQGAFDISFLNAVPNMVLFAPRCEESMKNVMEFAYSYKGVSAFRYPRGAFILRDEFEAKSLEFGKGEILADANSDIVFLGYGNGVGRANLVRNLLADKLDVILVDLVFAKPLDSELLLDLAKRTKKWYIFSDSAKKGGIGEIVSAFLQENGISNISVISFEYEDKFIPHGSTAEVEKYLGISAEQITKNLLENN
- a CDS encoding Fur family transcriptional regulator, which encodes MQYVSLLKQSGLKVTPQRLSVLRILDRHTHPTIDELYDEILKESPSVSLATVYKNLNTLKDEGLVVEVNIVNQKARYDIYEYPHIHVVCESCGSVEDVSYDDAELGKYQEALEKKIGNIIERLNIVASVKSCKHCK
- the xseA gene encoding exodeoxyribonuclease VII large subunit; amino-acid sequence: MLSVSELNEKAKALLEATLDYVEVSGEISRLTKHASGHWYFTLKDEKSSISAVMYRMNNQKVKFLPKEGLKVKIYGKVTIYSPSGSYQLVASAMLPDGEGELELAFRQLKEKLENEGLFDIGAKKEIPNLPKKIALVTSATSAALQDMLKVVTSRWRLSEIYIFDALTQGENAPSSLIKALRRADKYGVDVIVLARGGGSKEDLWCFNDEGLAREIYATKTPVISAIGHEIDYVISDFVADRRSLTPSAAMLDLLPDEEAFLQYLDRLSDDLDSALNLKITKKQNLLNLLLSKFSSNALKARIELKFSEVTNKQNALTNAVSRKILVLSSALSSLEKAYEMRELFFESTKGLIEVRKDGKRADLRDLNFNDEIELISQNTHKKAIIKE
- the fliG gene encoding flagellar motor switch protein FliG, which produces MSIKLNDKQKMIYDDLSMPEKIAILLIQLGEEATALIFSHMDVDVITEISGYIATAKNIDKQVASAVLEEFYALMQSNQYMRSGGLEYAKEILYRTFGPEAAQKILDKLAKSMENSKSFGYLDKIKPQQLADFIIKEHPQTIALILAHMDSTSAAETLSFFSDELRSEVVIRMANLGDISPSVIKRVSTVLEGKLESLTSYKVEVGGPRAVAEVLNRLGQKASKSTIERIEQSDDKLATTIKELMFTFEDIINLNATAIREILKNVDKKDLMVAFKGSSDGIKDKFLSNMSQRAAEAFKEEMQYLGAVRVKDVEEAQRRIVETVQTLADQGVFQVGEADEMIE
- the ubiE gene encoding bifunctional demethylmenaquinone methyltransferase/2-methoxy-6-polyprenyl-1,4-benzoquinol methylase UbiE, with translation MQKQEKIVDMFNQIAPTYDVANRVLSLGVDVSWRKFACRYMLEIFKNKSINIVDVACGTGDMMGLWSEISKEFGVEVKSLTGIDPSSGMLKEAKAKFPNFKFIEAYADNTTLASGEAQILSISYGIRNVVERKAALREFNRVLALNGYVVVLEFTKRQKKGLMTSLRDFYLSKILPSIGGFISKNKEAYEYLPSSIENFLDAKSFCDELAEAGFEIDLCKGFSMDISTLFIAKKVREINA